The Trichomycterus rosablanca isolate fTriRos1 chromosome 15, fTriRos1.hap1, whole genome shotgun sequence genome contains a region encoding:
- the LOC134329372 gene encoding uncharacterized protein LOC134329372 yields the protein MMFVEKSIRRLLVDVLGQSLSSVVPAHTGWSTCIHDNFTVAVGGLTRTLGRLVMESFKTSSGSSSISDVRTVSTKPGRSPTPACSALVRQPAGKIVQVSDTCVPDEVPAPVEKRGSGLPVIQANKAHKFILYLKRSNKVHPVCLESVSHQRSSSKDLQEGSRGTPAVSASSSKKFRRRLRGMFSALSEAVPNPFKHRPPPAE from the exons ATGATGTTTGTGGAGAAATCGATCAGGCGGCTACTCGTTGACGTACTCGGCCAATCTCTGAGCTCTGTTGTACCAGCCCACACAGGATGGTCCACTTGCATCCATGACAACTTTACAGTCGCGGTGGGCGGTTTAACCCGAACGCTTGGAAGATTAGTGATGGAGTCTTTTAAGACAAGCTCCGGGAGCTCCTCCATTTCGGACGTCCGTACCGTGAGCACCAAGCCTGGCAGATCACCAACACCAGCTTGCAGTGCTCTGGTCCGTCAGCCAGCGGGTAAAATTGTCCAGGTGAGCGACACCTGTGTTCCAGATGAGGTTCCTGCACCCGTGGAGAAGAGAGGATCTGGGCTTCCTGTTATCCAAGCGAATAAAGCCCACAAGTTCATCCTATACCTGAAG AGATCGAACAAAGTGCATCCTGTCTGCCTGGAGTCCGTCAGCCATCAGAGGTCCTCAAGTAAAGATCTGCAGGAGG GTTCACGTGGAACACCAGCGGTATCGGCATCATCCTCCAAGAAGTTTCGCAGACGTCTGCGCGGGATGTTCTCCGCCCTTTCCGAGGCCGTCCCCAACCCCTTCAAACACCGTCCACCCCCTGCAGAGTGA